Sequence from the Ziziphus jujuba cultivar Dongzao chromosome 9, ASM3175591v1 genome:
GCatatagaattttgctttgCTTGAAATTATTTGACAAACTGTATCTCCACCATTGCAGCAACAACTTTAACAGGCTTCCACTTCACTGTGACTGCCCTGGTTGGCTTAGTTTCAAATGCTGCTGGTTATACCTCATCAAAGCATATTCCGCTTTGGGAACTTGTTTGGTTCGCAATTGTTGCAAACACCTCTATTGCAGGGATGAACTTCAGCCTCATGCTCAACTCTGTTGGATTTTATcaggtccatatatatataatattttttttttctttgctaattAGTCCCAACCTAGCTTTCTTTTTAGGCAAAATTCTGACCTTGTTCTTTGTTTAATATAGATATCAAAGTTAAGCATGATTCCAGTGGTATGTGTGATGGAATGGATTCTTCATGGAAAACACTATTCAAAAGAAGTGAAGATGGCTGTTGCAGTGGTGATTGTAGGTGTGGGAATCTGCACAGTAACTGATGTCAAAGTTAATGGCAAAGGCTTTCTCTGTGCCTCTTTAGCAATCTTGTCTACTTCCTTCCAACAAATTGTGAGTACTAGTACTTATTTATTTCCTAATTCTCTATACCAAATCAGATAATGATTTTCTCCTTATCAAATAATCGAAAAATTGATATTTCTGGtatgtttctatttatttatttatttaatgccATTTCCAAACAGACAATAGGATCATTACAGAAGAAATACTCAATAGGCTCTTTTGAATTGCTGAGCAAGACAGCTCCAATCCAAGCAATTTCTCTCCTCATTCTTGGTCCCCTCATCGATTACTTCTTAACCGGAAAACTTCTGGCAAACTTCAATCTCACTTTTGGTGCATTTGTAAGTTCCATCTTCCAATTTGATGATGATGACAATATACAGTATTTgtcacacatttttttttttttttaatattatctcTGATATCTTATCACAATGTGTATGCAGCTATTCATACTACTATCATGCTCCCTAGCAGTGTTCTGCAATGTCAGCCAGTACCTCTGTATCGGACGGTTCTCGGCCACATCTTTCCAGGTTTTAGGCCACATGAAGACTCTGTGTGTGTTGACATTAGGGTGGTTGCTGTTTGATGTGGAGATGACATTCAAGAACATAATGGGGATGGTACTTGCTGTTGTTGGAATGCTGATATACAGTTGGGCTGTGGAGGCAGAGAAGAAAGCTGCAGCTTCCAAGATTCATCTTCCCCTTGTCAAACAACAGAACCAGCAAGGGGAAGAAACCAGCAGACTGCTTAGCAATGAGGGAAAGGAGCAGAGTCTATTGAAAGATGTTGAATTTGGTGTGTCTAGAGGATAGcacatcattttcttttcttctttttttggctcCAAAAATTTAATTCCTTTTGGGATTTTATTCTCACTAAgatcattcttttttcttttttttcttcttttctaccACTAATTTGTTTTTCGAACATAATTAATGCAATACTTTATTTTTCTTACTAATTTTGGCTGATATCAAAATAACGATGTTGAGTTACTATTGCATAGTCAAAAAAGTGACCTATCTTGAATGTCTAtcatatgatttttattattaacagaatgtgattaaaaaaattagttaatataatatagatatCAAAAACAGTAATACTAAAGTGACCAACCCAACTTTTTGGATTAGAACTAATGTTTTGTTAGTTTATTAGTTTATAGATGGTCcacttatttagtttttaaattatagtaatttgTCAATTATTCATTTACTACATCGACTAGTTCCAAAGTGTTGATATGTAACTTAGTACCCGCACTAGCTAGTTAATTAACCTACCTGTAATTAGTTAATTTCTAACTTGTATAATAGCTTTCGCACTTATTTCTGCCTGTAAATGGAAATCCTCCGCCTGCTTTGGAATGAGAAAGTGTAGTATGAAAGTGTATTTTCATAGTaccaataattttataattagaaaagCTATGTATGTATACCAAAAATCTTCCAATTTTGCTAATACTATCCACAAAACCAATAATATTAtagatacaaaattatttaccaaataatgtgGTAAGATAATGCACCAGTATTTTATCTGttaaaaaatttgacttttaaatgaataaattaaacttaaaaaaagccaataaaataataagatatcatcctttattaaataattttgtactcgtAATTTTATTAATCTGAATATTAGCATCTATAGTGGTTTTTGATTAGATTTTTGTTACtaagaaaattacaaacaattGACACCGCTTTCACACATTTGGaggaaatattataaataatttccaAGTAACATGCGGCTGGTAGTTTTCAGTTaagatttttcttcatattccaaacatatatttatttatttatttattgtgataggaaaaaaaaaaaaaaaaatacatgctcCAAAATCTTGCATTCTTTTAGAAATCTTTCCAGATATAgatgaaaacataaataaagcaGTTATCGGGTTAGGTAGGTGGTGGTGGGTTGTGGTCTCAGGGCGGAGTAGAAAGATAATGGTGGGTTTGGAATATCCATGGCGGTTGTTCCCAAATTCTCAGTCTTATTCTTCAACCCTTTTGTCACCTCTGGTTTCGTCTTCTTTGTGCACCAAATACACACCTCCATTACCGTCTTCTTCATCATTGAGGAAAAGCTTACTTTTCTTGTCTTTTTCATTACCAAACACCAAAAGAACTATTATCAACCATGTCGTACATGGCAGGTGCTCAATCAGATTTGCTCTTCCTCACAGTCAAAAATCAGAAGCCATTGtcagtgaagaagaagaagaagaagaagaagaagaagaaggagaaggaggaggaggaggaacaGGTATAACCCGTGTCCAAAATCGCGGGAATTTGACGGTAATATTGTCGTCTTGCTTAGTTGGTCTACTCACAGGGCTCGGCGTGGTTCTCTTCAACAACGGAGTAATcccatttgatttttttgctTTCTTGCTTGGTTTTTATAGAAATTGTCACATAATTCtctgtgcattttttttttctttttttgaatttgaaggtGCATGAATTACGGGACTATTTCTGGGATGGGATACCATACCGAGGAGCTTCTTGGCTGAGGGAGGGACCCATTGAAGATACATGGAAGCGAGTGATTTTGGTTCCAACTTGTGGGGGTCTGATTGTGAGTGTGCTAAATGTTCTTCGAAGTGTTTTGGAT
This genomic interval carries:
- the LOC107407817 gene encoding UDP-rhamnose/UDP-galactose transporter 3-like, producing the protein MGDKKSSSLVCDLGAWTMNVVSSVGIIMANKELMSPLGFGFAFATTLTGFHFTVTALVGLVSNAAGYTSSKHIPLWELVWFAIVANTSIAGMNFSLMLNSVGFYQISKLSMIPVVCVMEWILHGKHYSKEVKMAVAVVIVGVGICTVTDVKVNGKGFLCASLAILSTSFQQITIGSLQKKYSIGSFELLSKTAPIQAISLLILGPLIDYFLTGKLLANFNLTFGAFLFILLSCSLAVFCNVSQYLCIGRFSATSFQVLGHMKTLCVLTLGWLLFDVEMTFKNIMGMVLAVVGMLIYSWAVEAEKKAAASKIHLPLVKQQNQQGEETSRLLSNEGKEQSLLKDVEFGVSRG